The stretch of DNA GCTCGTCATCATTAGTATAAGTACCTCGTTCAGCAGCAATACCATGACGAATTAAATAAACTTCCATCTTGTTCAGTTAGCAGTTACTAATTACTAATTATGAGGGATGAATAATCAACCATTAACAATCAACAAAAATCAAACTATCCGACTAGATTTCATTTAATTAAGAAATGCTATATTTAGTCAGTTTGAATCACATCATCATCAGGATTAACCAAACGCAATAGTTTTTGTTTAATTTGAGTATCAAAAACTTCCCATTTGAGTTTAGCGTAGTCAGAATTATCATTAAAACTACCTAAAAAACCAACAGGAATTTCAAAACCTCCCGCCATGTGGCGACCACCACCAAAAAATCTGCCATAATTATCTTGACCAAACACTTCTTTAATAAATTCATCAGGATCGAGCGTAAGTTTGGTAGTTCTCAAAGAACCAATCACTACTTCAATATCATCATCTTCGTCGTGAACAATTCCATAAACTACTGCGGTGTGAATATCTTCTTCAGTCACCAAAAAATCTGCTGCTTGAGGAATGGCATCGCGGTCATCATAGCGTAAATAACCAACACCTGCGATGGAAAAATTGTTTTTGATCATCCGATTTCTCAAAGATCTTTCAATTACATCCATCACTCGACGTGAACGGGCAGATTGTAAAACAGCGTTGAGTAATTGAGAATCATAAAAACGACTTAGATAAGCAGCAGCGAGGAAATCTTCTTCTTGTGCTTGCATTAAACGGTTAGTATCCGACCTTAAACCATGCATTAACGCCGTAGCACATTTGATATGCTTGGTATTACTGGTGTTGAAGTTTAACAATCCTTCTTGTAGATATTGAGTCAGAATTGTCGCAGTTGCTCTTGTTTGCGATCGCAAATCGATAAATTCGGCAAGCAAATCTTTTTGTTTGCTGTGGTGATCAATTACTACTACCAAGGGTATTTTAGCTTGTTCGATAATCGGAAAAAGTTGGCTGTTAGTACCTTGACTATCAACTAAAACACAACCTTGATAAACCGATAAATCCTCAGCTTGAAAACTTGGTGCGGTTTTACGTTTAGCTGGTAAATTTGTCAATTTAACTAAGGCAATATTTTCTTGATGAGATAAAGTTCCAGAGTAAACAATATCGCACTGAATTTCATATTTTTCTGCAATTAATTGATAAGTCCACGCACTAGAAAGAGCATCGGGGTCAGGAAAATCTTGAATAACAATAATTTGCCGTTCTCCTCGATGTTTTTCCAAAGTTTGTTCTAATTTTTTAACAATTTGGCTTAAATCGCGGTCAGATTGTTCTTCTCGATTAAGATTTGTTCCTTCTAAAGGCAAATTAATTATTCCTGGATTTGCAGGAGTTTTTGTAATCGTAGAATTGTGATTGGAGGAAGTGTTTAATTTTGATGGCATATTAAAATTATAAGCAATTTATAAATTACCGAATAACACGGTAAATATACATTTATGTCTATCTGAGGTTTGAGTTTATCATGAACTAAACGATTGTATAGTATGGTCTTATTTCAAATTCCAATGACATATTTTTTCCATTCTTGGTTATGATTGCCTTGGGTATACTTGACAATTTCAAAATGAAGGCTACTATGGGGTCTGCGGGGTTGAGTCAGAAGAGACATATTAGCTTCTTTTGGTGTACGACTGCCTTTTTTGACATTACAACGCACACAAGCTGCTACTAAATTTTCCCAAGTATCTCCTCCACCGCGAGAACGGGGAATAACGTGATCTAAAGTTAATTGCTCATTTTTCGCCCTACAGTATTGACAAGTATGACGATCTCTTTCTAGAACGTTACGACGAGTTAAAGGAATTTCTTTATAAGGAACTCTAACATAGTAACGAAGTCGAATTACCGTCGGTAGAGGAACATCGGCATAAAGGAACCTGCCGTTATGTTCGAGTTGTTCCGCTTTGCCCTTTATAAGTAGTACAACCGCCCTGCGCCAACTAGTGATATTGAGCGGTTCGTAAGAGGCGTTTAGCACCAGAACCTTGCCCATTGTCCGAGATATGATAGTTTATCACAGATACTAGCACAGAGAACCAGATTTCGTATGCTTTCTCCTATAATCAGTTCTAGCAAAGAAAAATCATTATGTATTCAGTACTTTATGCAGAAAGCAGAAAACTGTTAATTGTTGATTGTTGATGGTTAATGGTTAATTATTCATCTCTGATAATTAGTAATTACTAATTACTAACTGATAACTGAAATACCTCTTGACCTTCTCAATTTCTAGTCTAATATTTGTGGATAAAGATTGGGTGTAGAGGAGTTAATTATTTATGCTTAGTTGGCAACCAACTACTGGGATTGAACAATTATCTTTGGTAAATCGTCAACGAGCTTGGGTAGAGATTGATTTAAAAGCTTTAGCTCATAATGTACGTCAAATTAAACAAATTATTTCTCCTGCAACAGAATTAATGGCTGTAGTCAAAGCAGATGCCTATGGACATGGTGCAGTTACTGTAGCTCAAACAGCATTAGCTCATGGTGCTTCAGTTTTAGCGATCGCGACTTTGGCAGAGGGGATCGAACTGCGTCAAGCGGGAATTAATGCGCCCATTTTAATTTTAGGGGCAATCAATACGGCTGAAGAAATTAAGGCAGTGGCAGCTTGGCAATTAGAACCAACGATTTGTAATCCTCAACAGGCTCTAATTTTTGCCGAAACTTTAGCTCGTAGTCAAAAAAATTTGGCTGTTCATCTCAAACTTGATACAGGAATGTCTCGTCTTGGTACTAACTGGCAAAGTGCAACAGAATTTGTCAGACTGGTTCAGCAACTACCTTATTTAAGTATAGCTAGTATTTACTCTCATTTAGCTACTGCTGATGAACTAGATCCTACCATCATGAAATTGCAACAACAACGATTTCAATCAGCGATCTCTCAACTGAAATTAAATCATCTAACACCCCCCTGTTTGCATTTGGCTAATTCGGCTGCTACTTTAAGCGATCGCAGTTTAGATTATGATCTTGTTAGAGTTGGTTTAGCTTTGTATGGACTTTATCCTGCTTCTCATCTACAATCTACAGTCGCTCTCAAACCAGTTTTACAACTGAAGGCGAAAATTACTCAAGTCAAACAAATTGCTGCTGGTACAGGAGTTAGTTATGGACATCATTTTGTAGCGGATCAAGATTTAACTATCGCTGTAGTCGGAATTGGTTATGCGGATGGTGTCCCTAGACATCTTTCTAATCGTTTAAAAGCGATCGTTCGTGGTCAATTGGTACGTCAAATTGGGACAATTACAATGGATCAATTAATGTTAGATGTCAGCGATTTACCTAATTTACAACCAGGCGAAATTGTTACTTTGATTGGGAAAGATGGAGATTTTGTTATTTCAGCAGATGATTGGGCAAATACTTTAAATACAATTTCCTGGGAAATTCTTTGCGGTTTCAAACATCGATTACCGAGAGTGAATATTTAATTCAGTTACCAGTTACCAATCAACTATCAAAAAAAAATAATACCAACCGATAACTCCATCTGTGTTTATCAGTGTTCATCTGTGGACAAACAATTAACCAAATCAAAGATGCAATTTGACCGCATAGCAGCTTAAAATCTAACATACACCAAATTGAGTTCCAAAACTTCTGATGAAAGCCGTTTTACCTGCCCAAATAATTTTAGAACCTCTTTTACGTCAATGGTTACTTGAAGATATTGGCAGAGGCGATCGCACTAGCGCAGGATTATTTAGCGGGGAAGTCAAGCAAGGTAAGGCGGAATGGATTGTTAAAGAAGAGGGTGTCATCGCAGGATTACCAATTGCAGCTAGAGTATTTCAATTATTAGATGAGAACGTTAATTTCGATCCGATAATAGCAGAAGGAGAATTTTGTTCGTTAGGGACAATTATTGCCAAAATTGACGGAAATCAGGAAGCTTTATTAACTGGAGAGAGAGTTGCTTTAAATTTAGCCATGCGTTTGAGTGGGATTGCGACATTAACGAGGAAATACACTGAACAAATTGCCGATTTACCCACCAAACTAGTAGATACTCGGAAAACCACTCCAGGGTTAAGAATTTTAGAAAAATATGCTACTCAAGTTGGAGGTGCGGTTAATCATCGCTTGGGATTGGATGACGCGGTGATGATCAAAGATAATCATATTCAAGCAGCAGGAGGAATTGCTAGCGCGATCGCACTTTTACGGGAGAATATACCTTATCCTTTAACAATTGAAGTGGAAACTAGCAATTTAGAGGAAGTACAAGCAGCTTTAGAACACGGTGCAGATATTATTATGTTAGATAATATGTCCCTGGAAATGATGACTCAAGCGGTTCAACTGATTCGTAATCAAAACAGTCAAATCAAAATTGAAGCATCGGGCAATATTACTTTAGCAAGAATTCGCGCTGTAGCAGAAACAGGAGTTGATTATATTTCTAGTAGTGCGCCAATCACAAGATCTTCTTGGTTAGATTTGAGTATGAGAATGATTTAGATTAGATCAAGTGATGATTTTCTAATAATTTAGTTGCCTCAGCAGCAGGTAACGGCTTACTAAACAAATAACCTTGAATGTATTCACAACCGAT from Stanieria cyanosphaera PCC 7437 encodes:
- a CDS encoding DHH family phosphoesterase translates to MPSKLNTSSNHNSTITKTPANPGIINLPLEGTNLNREEQSDRDLSQIVKKLEQTLEKHRGERQIIVIQDFPDPDALSSAWTYQLIAEKYEIQCDIVYSGTLSHQENIALVKLTNLPAKRKTAPSFQAEDLSVYQGCVLVDSQGTNSQLFPIIEQAKIPLVVVIDHHSKQKDLLAEFIDLRSQTRATATILTQYLQEGLLNFNTSNTKHIKCATALMHGLRSDTNRLMQAQEEDFLAAAYLSRFYDSQLLNAVLQSARSRRVMDVIERSLRNRMIKNNFSIAGVGYLRYDDRDAIPQAADFLVTEEDIHTAVVYGIVHDEDDDIEVVIGSLRTTKLTLDPDEFIKEVFGQDNYGRFFGGGRHMAGGFEIPVGFLGSFNDNSDYAKLKWEVFDTQIKQKLLRLVNPDDDVIQTD
- a CDS encoding HNH endonuclease, with the protein product MGKVLVLNASYEPLNITSWRRAVVLLIKGKAEQLEHNGRFLYADVPLPTVIRLRYYVRVPYKEIPLTRRNVLERDRHTCQYCRAKNEQLTLDHVIPRSRGGGDTWENLVAACVRCNVKKGSRTPKEANMSLLTQPRRPHSSLHFEIVKYTQGNHNQEWKKYVIGI
- the alr gene encoding alanine racemase, which translates into the protein MLSWQPTTGIEQLSLVNRQRAWVEIDLKALAHNVRQIKQIISPATELMAVVKADAYGHGAVTVAQTALAHGASVLAIATLAEGIELRQAGINAPILILGAINTAEEIKAVAAWQLEPTICNPQQALIFAETLARSQKNLAVHLKLDTGMSRLGTNWQSATEFVRLVQQLPYLSIASIYSHLATADELDPTIMKLQQQRFQSAISQLKLNHLTPPCLHLANSAATLSDRSLDYDLVRVGLALYGLYPASHLQSTVALKPVLQLKAKITQVKQIAAGTGVSYGHHFVADQDLTIAVVGIGYADGVPRHLSNRLKAIVRGQLVRQIGTITMDQLMLDVSDLPNLQPGEIVTLIGKDGDFVISADDWANTLNTISWEILCGFKHRLPRVNI
- the nadC gene encoding carboxylating nicotinate-nucleotide diphosphorylase codes for the protein MKAVLPAQIILEPLLRQWLLEDIGRGDRTSAGLFSGEVKQGKAEWIVKEEGVIAGLPIAARVFQLLDENVNFDPIIAEGEFCSLGTIIAKIDGNQEALLTGERVALNLAMRLSGIATLTRKYTEQIADLPTKLVDTRKTTPGLRILEKYATQVGGAVNHRLGLDDAVMIKDNHIQAAGGIASAIALLRENIPYPLTIEVETSNLEEVQAALEHGADIIMLDNMSLEMMTQAVQLIRNQNSQIKIEASGNITLARIRAVAETGVDYISSSAPITRSSWLDLSMRMI